The Triticum aestivum cultivar Chinese Spring chromosome 3A, IWGSC CS RefSeq v2.1, whole genome shotgun sequence genome includes a region encoding these proteins:
- the LOC123062922 gene encoding abhydrolase domain-containing protein C22H12.03: MAAAGAPPPRAFSAELRRAPLSAGLAPPRQGTRARASWPLPRQETVCSRGRLISTMSSSRSLACSPCRCAQVALADAEIAYQPEAEKHAGVLAYELVQGNLVQWNSFMDKSIPDPPTAVLLHGILGSGKNWGSFAKRLAQEFPMWQFLLVDLRCHGDSASIKKRGPHTVASTAFDVLKLIGQLRLSPRVLVGHSFGGKVALSMVDQAAKPLARPVRVWVLDATPGKVRSGLDGEDHPAELIDFLRRMPVQVNSKQEVVDALVKAKFSVDVARWVATNLRRSSPSGPRSSTSYSWIFNLNGISEMYKSYEDTNLWRIVENVPRGVHINFLKAERSLHRWALEDLQRIHTAEEVAADEAGGVEMHVLEDAGHWVHADNPDGLFRILSSTFRIETSLRGRE; encoded by the exons ATGGCGGCGGCCGGCGCACCGCCGCCGCGCGCCTTCTCCGCGGAGCTGAGGAGGGCTCCGCTCTCCGCGGGCCTCGCGCCGCCGCGGCAGGGGACCAGGGCTCGCGCGTCGTGGCCCCTCCCCCGCCAG GAAACTGTTTGTAGTCGTGGCCGGTTGATATCGACCATGTCTAGTTCAAGGTCATTGGCGTGCTCTCCTTGTCGTTGCGCTCAGGTGGCTTTGGCTGACGCAGAGATTGCTTACCAGCCTGAGGCTGAGAAGCATGCTGGAGTTCTG GCCTATGAACTGGTTCAAGGGAACCTT GTACAATGGAACTCTTTTATGGACAAATCAATACCTGATCCACCAACAGCTGTACTCCTTCATGGCATCCTTGGGAGCGGGAAAAACTGGG GGTCGTTTGCAAAGAGGTTAGCTCAGGAATTTCCAATGTGGCAG TTTCTTTTGGTTGATTTGCGTTGCCACGGTGACTCGGCATCAATTAAGAAAAGAGGACCACACACTGTTGCTTCCACTGCTTTTGACGTTCTAAAGCTG ATAGGGCAACTCAGGCTGTCTCCTCGAGTGTTGGTTGGTCACAGCTTTGGTGGAAAAG TGGCTTTGAGTATGGTAGATCAAGCTGCAAAACCACTTGCCCGTCCTGTCAGG GTATGGGTTCTTGATGCTACTCCTGGCAAAGTTCGTTCTGGGCTAGATGGCGAAGATCATCCCGCTGAACTTATTGATTTCCTCAGAAGAATGCCTGTGCAG GTTAATTCAAAGCAGGAAGTTGTTGATGCTCTAGTTAAAGCAAAGTTTTCTGTGGATGTTGCACGG TGGGTGGCAACAAATCTCCGACGGAGCAGCCCATCAGGACCACGATCTTCTACAAGCTACTCATGGATATTCAACTTAAATGGCATCTCTGAGATGTACAAGTCCTATGAAGACACTAACCTATG GAGGATTGTAGAGAACGTACCGCGCGGGGTACACATTAATTTCCTCAAGGCTGAAAGAAGTTTGCATAGATGGGCCCTTGAAGACCTTCAGAGAATtcataccgcggaggaggtggctGCCGATGAGGCTGGGGGAGTTGAAATGCATGTGCTTGAAGATGCTGGACACTGG GTTCACGCAGATAACCCTGACGGGCTCTTCAGAATCCTTTCGTCAACCTTCCGCATCGAGACCAGCCTAAGAGGGCGGGAGTGA
- the LOC123058934 gene encoding uncharacterized protein, protein MATTTGRTSPAMSMKLLVDAKAGRVLFAEAGKDVVDFLFSLLALPVGTAVRLLGRRSVPGSASDLYASVQRLDAAAYLLPGADIGALLRPAVPSSIPLLCLPGPSS, encoded by the coding sequence ATGGCGACCACCACCGGCAGGACGAGCCCCGCGATGAGCATGAAGCTGCTGGTGGACGCCAAGGCGGGGCGCGTGCTGTTCGCGGAGGCCGGCAAGGACGTCGTCGActtcctcttctccctcctcgcccTGCCCGTCGGCACCGCCGTCAGACTGCTCGGGAGGCGCTCCGTGCCCGGCAGCGCCAGCGACCTCTACGCCAGCGTCCAGAGGCTCGACGCCGCCGCCTACCTCCTGCCCGGCGCCGACATCGGCGCGCTCCTCCGCCCCGCCGTCCCCTCCAGCATCCCCCTCCTCTGCTTGCCCGGCCCGTCGTCGTAG